AATTTTTATTTTCTTGAAATGAACACCCGTTTGCAGGTGGAGCATCCCATTACGGAAGAAGTAGTCGGTGTAGATCTGGTGAAAGAACAGATTCGTATAGCCAATGATGAGCCTTTGCATCTCAGGCAGGGAGAATTATTTCAGCGCGGTCATGCCATAGAATGCCGTATTTGTGCAGAGGATACGGAAAACAACTTTATGCCTTCACCCGGCATTATTAGGCAACTGACGGAACCGAACGGCATCGGTGTGCGTATTGACAGCTATGTATATGAGGGCTATGAGATTCCTATCTACTATGACCCGATGATTGGTAAATTGATTGTATGGGCTACTACTCGCCAGTATGCTATTGAGCGTATGCGCCGTGTGTTGTATGAGTATAAGATAACAGGTCTGAAAACAAATTTGGGTTATCTGAAACGTATCATGTATGTACCCGATTTTGTGAAAGGTGAATATAACACTTTGTTCATAGAGAAAAATGCACGTATGCTGGTTCGTACCAATACGGCTAATGAGGAGCTGGAGAATGTTTCTATGATTGCGGCATACATGGATTATCTGGTAAATCTGGAAGAAAATGCCTCTGGACAACTTCCTGACGGACGTCCCATCAGTCGTTGGAGGGAGTTTGGATTGCAGAAGGGAGTACTGAGAATTTAATTAATGGAATATTTAGATTTTAAGAATGGAAATACATATTGGAGATCGGGTAGCTGATGTCACTTTGGTCAGTAAAGAGGGAAATAAAGTGCAGCTTACCATTGACGGAAAGCCGTACGACGTAGATATTGTAATGGCGGAAAATGGAAGTTGTTCCATTTTGCATGACGGGAATTCTTTTAATGCGGGACTGGTACGTGGAGAAGGAGGAAAGAACTATGATGTGAGTATGTTCAATCGCTCATATCATGTGGATATCATAGATACACAGGCCAAATATCTGCACACGAGAAAAGGGGTGGAGGAGAAACAAGGTGATAAAATAACAGCTCCTATGCCGGGTAAAGTCATCAGTATTCCCGTAAATGTGGGTGATCGGCTGACGGCAGGAGATATTGCCGTTGTGCTGGAAGCTATGAAAATGCAGAGTAACTATAAAGTGAATGCGGATTGCACAGTGAAGAACATATTGGTAAGCGAAGGCGATCCTGTGAATGCTAATCAAGTATTGGTAGAATTGGAACTTTTTAAAGAGGAATAACTATGAATAGAGAAGAAACATATAAACAGTTTGAAGAACTGGATAAATGTGCCTTACTGGGTGGAGGTGTGGACAAGATAGAGAAACAGCATGCTTCCGGTCATCTGACAGCTCGCGAGCGCATTGATTTATTGCTTGATAAAGGTACTTTCAATGAACTGGATAAGTTTGTGAACCATCGTTGCGGTAATTTCGGCATGGAGAAAAAACAGATTCCCGGTGACGGCATGGTAAGTGGTTACGGCAAGGTGGATGGACGTTTGGTGTTTGTGTACGCCTACGATTTTACAGCACATGGCGGTTCGTTGAGTGAAACCAATGCAGCTAAGATTGTAAAAGTTCAGCAGTTGGCTTTGAAGAATGGCGCTCCAGTTATTGCCCTTAATGATTCAGGCGGAGCGCGCATTCAGGAAGGGGTGAATAGCCTGGCGGGTTATGCGTCTATTTTTTACCAGAACACCATTGCTTCGGGAGTCATTCCGCAGATTTCTGCTATTTTGGGGCCATGTGCAGGAGGCGCATGTTACTCCCCGGCACTGACAGATTTCATTTTCATGGTGAAGGAACAAAGCCATATGTTCATTACCGGGCCTGATGTTGTAAAAACGGTAACTCATGAGGAGGTGGATAAAGAAGAATTGGGAGGCGCTTATACACATAGTAGTAAGAGTGGGGTAACTCACTTCATGTGCAATACGGAGGAAGAGACGATGATGAGTATCCGTGAATTACTGAGTTTCCTTCCTTCTAATAATATGGAAGACGCTCCTTTCAAGCCCTCTACGGATGATATACACCGTCAGGCAGAAGTCCTCCAGACTGTTATTCCGGAAGATCCCAACATACCTTATGATATTAAGGACATCATTGAACCCGTTTTAGACGATCAGTATTTTTTTGAAGTGATGCCTCACTTCGCTAAAAATGTAGTGATAGGATTCGGGCGTTTAAATGGCCGTTCGGTGGGGATTGTCGCTAATCAGCCTGCTTACCTGGCAGGAGTGCTCGACATTGATGCCTCAGACAAGGCGGCTCGTTTTATCCGTTTCTGTGATTGTTTCAATATCCCTTTAATAACTTTTGAGGACGTTCCTGGATTCTTGCCTGGTACGGTGCAAGAACATAATGGTATTATCCGTCATGGAGCGAAGATTGTATATGCCTATGCCGAAGCTACCGTACCCAAAATAACTTTGATTACCCGCAAGGCATACGGCGGTGCATACATCGTGATGTCCAGTAAACCTACCGGCGCCGACGTGAATCTGGCGTATCCGCAGGCAGAAATAGCCGTAATGGGGGCTGAGGGTGCTGTGAATATTCTTTATAGAAAAGCATCATCCGAAGAGAAAGAAGAGATTATCAAGGAGTATGAAAAGAAATTCTCCAATCCTTATCGAGCTGCCGAGCGTGGGCTTATTGATGAAGTGATTATGCCGCGAGACACCCGCTATAAGCTGGTTCAGGCATTGGAGATGGCTCATAACAAGAATCAGAGCAATCCACCGAAAAAGCACGGCAACATGCCTTTATAAATAGTTATTTTAATGTGTGAAATGCGTATCCCCGGAGAAGTGATTTCTGTGGGGATACTTTTTACTCGAATATTTGTCGAATCATAATATATACGTTTGAAACTATGGAACTATTGAGAAACCTTTTTGAAGGTTACCCTAATCTTTGGGGTGGAGGAGTGGCTCATTCTGTCCTTATCCTGTCACTTGTTATTGCCTTCGGTATTATGCTTGGCAAGTTGAAGGTTGCCGGCATATCATTGGGTGTTACGTGGATTCTTTTTGTCGGCATTGTGTTCGGACATTTCAATTTGAATCTGGACGAACATCTCCTTCATTTTCTGAAGGAATTCGGCTTGATTTTGTTCGTATATTCCATCGGTTTGCAGGTGGGGCCCGGTTTCTTTTCTGCTTTCAAAAAAGGCGGGCTTACATTGAATGTATTGGCCATGCTGGTAATTTTTATCAGTGTGCTGATTACTATAATACTGCACCTTGTTACAGGAATTCCCATTACTACTATGGTCGGCATCCTGTCGGGGGCTGTAACCAATACTCCCGGTCTGGGTGCTGCCCAGCAGGCAAACAGTGATTTTAATGGGGTAGATGCACCGGAGATTGCTTTAGGATATGCGGTTGCCTATCCTTTGGGTGTTATAGGATGCATCTTGGCTCTGTTGGCGTTGAAATATCTTCTTCATATCAATACAAAGCAGGAAGAAAATGAAGCTGAGCGCGGGTTGGGGCATTTACAGGAACTTACCGTCCGTCCCATTTCGGTAGAGATACGCAATGAGGCCATAGATGGAAAGATGATCAAGGATGTAAAGCCTTTACTGAACCGTGCTTTTGTTATTTCCCGCATACGCCATAAAGAGAGCATGGAATCCGAATTGGTAAATGCCGATACGGTGCTGCATGTGGAGGATCAGATTTTATTTATTGCCAATCCGATAGATGTGGAAGCTATCATTGCGTTTTTTGGTAAGAAAATCGCAGTGGAATGGGAACAAGTGGATAAGAATCTGATATCCCGCCGTATTCTCATCACCAAGCCAGAACTGAATGGAAAGTCACTTTTACAGTTGAGAATACGCAATAATTTCGGCGCCAGCATCACTCGTGTAAATCGTTCGGGGGTCGATTTGGTGGCTACTCCTCATTTACAGTTGCAGATGGGGGATCGTGTGACGATTGTGGGTAGTGAGCTTGCCGTAAGCCATGCAGAAAAGGTGTTGGGTAATTCACTGAAACGTCTGAATCATCCTAATCTAATTCCTATTTTCCTGGGCATTGCCTTAGGATGTATTCTGGGGAGTCTTCCTTTTGCCTTCCCCGGTATTCCTCAACCAGTGAAGCTTGGACTGGCTGGCGGACCATTGATTGTTTCTATTCTTATCAGCCGTTTCGGACCTCAATATAAACTGATAACTTATACTACTATGAGCGCTAATCTGATGATACGTGAAATCGGTATTTCCCTTTTCCTGGCGTGTGTGGGATTGGGGGCAGGTAATGGTTTTGTAGATACCATTATCTATGAAGGCGGCTATATCTGGATTGCCTATGGAGCCGTTATTACGGTAGTTCCTATATTGTTGGGAGGACTTATCGGACGATATGCTTGGAAATTGAATTACTATACTCTTATCGGTGTACTTTCCGGTACAAATACCAACCCTCCGGCTTTGGCCTATTCTTCAGAGTTGACATCTTGTGATGCTCCGGCCGTAGGCTATGCCACTGTATATCCATTAGCGATGTTTCTGAGGGTACTTACGGCACAGTTATTAATTCTGGCACTTGCTTAGTGCCAGAATTTCTCTGCTTGGCTCAACGTTTCAGGTTTGCCGATGTCAAACCATCGGAAATCCTGAAGCGGATAGCCTTGTATTCGCGCTGTCCGGCAGACCGACAGGTAAAAGGAGATAATGGAGAACTTTCCTTTCCACGGATTATTATCCATATTACGGAAAAGGGAAGGAGAAATAACGTGAATGCCTCCGAATGCCAGTTCTTTATATTTTCCTTCGCGATAACTGAATTTTTCCGGTTTTACTTCTCCGGTAGATTTATTGATCCAGCCATGCAGGTTGTAAGAGTCATCGAACAAGAGATAACGGGAGGTTTTTCGTTCGCTGACAAGTAGTGTCGCTTCCGCATTGTTTTCCAAATGCTGTTGATAGAAAGCGGATAGATCCATATCTGTCAGAATATCCGAATTGTGGACGAGAAACGGTTCATCCCCGTCCAAAAAAGGTCTGGCCTTCCTGATGCCTCCTCCGGTATCGAGCAGCATGTCACGTTCGTCACTGATGCTGATATTCATGCCGAAATTGTCATTGGCATGCAGAAAGTCAATAATCTGTTCTCCAAAATGGTGTATATTGATGACTATATCACCGAATCCGGCCTCTTTCAACCGTAGTAACACTCGTTCCAGCATCGGCTTACCTGCTACGGGAACAAGTGCTTTGGGCATATTGTCTGTCAGCGGACGCAGACGTGTGCCCAGTCCGGCGGCAAATATCATTGCTTTCATTTTGCCTTAAAAGTTTGTTCGAAATTCTGTTCTCTATGTATCAGGTTGACCTGTACGCCGAACTTCTTGTTCAGATGTTCGGCAAGATGTTGTGCCGAATAGACGGAACGGTGCTGTCCGCCCGTACAGCCGAGGCAGACGGAAAGATTAGTGAACCCACGTTCCATATACCGCTTCACGGAAGCATCCACAAGTGCATAGACATGCTCCAGAAAGACAGCAATCTCACCGTCTTCTTCCAGAAAACGGATGACGGGTTCATCCAGTCCGGTGAAAGGTTTGTAACGCTCGTACTTACCGGGATTATTCACGGCACGGCAATCAAATACAAAGCCGCCTCCATTGCCGGACGAATCTTCGGGAATACCTTTCTTATAGGCAAAGCTCGTCACCTTTACTACCAGCCGGCGTTTTTGCAGGTCATCCGTAAACTGTTTCAATTCGGTGAGCTCCCGCAATACTCGGCAGAGATACGGATATTCGGGATAAGGCTCTTGCAGCAATTGACGTAGGTTCTCAATGGCGAAAGGTACACTTTGAATGAAGTGGGGTTTCTTCTCGAAATAGCCGCGAAAACCATAGGCCCCCAGTACCTGCATGGTGCGGAACAAAACGAAGTGACGGAGCTGTGCATGGAAGTAAGCCTCGTCTACGGGCTGATATTTGCACAGGGCATCTATATATTCCTGCAAGAGTTCCTTTCGCAGGCTGTCGGGATAGTTGGCTTTGGCCTGCCATAAGAACGACGCCACGTCATAATAGACCGGCCCCTTACGGCCGCCCTGAAAATCAATGAGCCAAGGCTCACCATCCTTAATCATGACATTGCGGCTTTGGAAATCACGATACATGAAAGTTGCCGAACTGCTGCGGAGTAATACATCAGCCATCTTCTGGAAATCGTCTTCCAGACGGTCTTCCTGAAAATCCATGCCTGTGGCCTTCAGAAAACAGTACTTGAAGTAGTTCAAATCCCAAAGAATACTGCGGCTGTTGAATTCAGCCTGTGGATAACAATAGGAGAAATCCATTCCGTCAGCCCCTGCAAACTGTACGGCAGGCAGCAGGCGGATTGTTTTACGCAGAAGCTGCTTTTCGTCTTCACCGAATACGCTGGTCTTACGTCCTTTTTCTATGGCGTCGAACAAAAGCGTATCTCCTAAATCTTCCTGTAAGTAATACACGCCGTCTTCCGAACGGATGAATACCTGTGGAACGGACAGACCTTTTTCGCGGAAGTGCTCGGCCATATAGAGAAATGCGCGGTTTTCTTCGACAGATTCACCGCTGACACCAATTAGTGTGGGGCTGCCGGAAAGACGAAAATAGCGTCTGTTGGAGCCGGAAGAAGGAAGTTCGTCAATCTGTTCCGGTTCGTGTCCGGTATGTGAGATGTAGAGTTTTTTAAGTTCTTCGGTTATCATAGCAAATGTTTTATTTTGGCGGCTAAGGTAAGGCTTTTGTCGGAGATATGCTTACCTTTGCCCGAAATAATCTGCAAGAAGATGGAAAGGAATAACCCTCAA
Above is a window of Bacteroides helcogenes P 36-108 DNA encoding:
- a CDS encoding acetyl-CoA carboxylase biotin carboxyl carrier protein subunit; translated protein: MEIHIGDRVADVTLVSKEGNKVQLTIDGKPYDVDIVMAENGSCSILHDGNSFNAGLVRGEGGKNYDVSMFNRSYHVDIIDTQAKYLHTRKGVEEKQGDKITAPMPGKVISIPVNVGDRLTAGDIAVVLEAMKMQSNYKVNADCTVKNILVSEGDPVNANQVLVELELFKEE
- a CDS encoding acyl-CoA carboxylase subunit beta; its protein translation is MNREETYKQFEELDKCALLGGGVDKIEKQHASGHLTARERIDLLLDKGTFNELDKFVNHRCGNFGMEKKQIPGDGMVSGYGKVDGRLVFVYAYDFTAHGGSLSETNAAKIVKVQQLALKNGAPVIALNDSGGARIQEGVNSLAGYASIFYQNTIASGVIPQISAILGPCAGGACYSPALTDFIFMVKEQSHMFITGPDVVKTVTHEEVDKEELGGAYTHSSKSGVTHFMCNTEEETMMSIRELLSFLPSNNMEDAPFKPSTDDIHRQAEVLQTVIPEDPNIPYDIKDIIEPVLDDQYFFEVMPHFAKNVVIGFGRLNGRSVGIVANQPAYLAGVLDIDASDKAARFIRFCDCFNIPLITFEDVPGFLPGTVQEHNGIIRHGAKIVYAYAEATVPKITLITRKAYGGAYIVMSSKPTGADVNLAYPQAEIAVMGAEGAVNILYRKASSEEKEEIIKEYEKKFSNPYRAAERGLIDEVIMPRDTRYKLVQALEMAHNKNQSNPPKKHGNMPL
- a CDS encoding putative transporter — protein: MELLRNLFEGYPNLWGGGVAHSVLILSLVIAFGIMLGKLKVAGISLGVTWILFVGIVFGHFNLNLDEHLLHFLKEFGLILFVYSIGLQVGPGFFSAFKKGGLTLNVLAMLVIFISVLITIILHLVTGIPITTMVGILSGAVTNTPGLGAAQQANSDFNGVDAPEIALGYAVAYPLGVIGCILALLALKYLLHINTKQEENEAERGLGHLQELTVRPISVEIRNEAIDGKMIKDVKPLLNRAFVISRIRHKESMESELVNADTVLHVEDQILFIANPIDVEAIIAFFGKKIAVEWEQVDKNLISRRILITKPELNGKSLLQLRIRNNFGASITRVNRSGVDLVATPHLQLQMGDRVTIVGSELAVSHAEKVLGNSLKRLNHPNLIPIFLGIALGCILGSLPFAFPGIPQPVKLGLAGGPLIVSILISRFGPQYKLITYTTMSANLMIREIGISLFLACVGLGAGNGFVDTIIYEGGYIWIAYGAVITVVPILLGGLIGRYAWKLNYYTLIGVLSGTNTNPPALAYSSELTSCDAPAVGYATVYPLAMFLRVLTAQLLILALA
- a CDS encoding nucleotidyltransferase family protein, producing MKAMIFAAGLGTRLRPLTDNMPKALVPVAGKPMLERVLLRLKEAGFGDIVINIHHFGEQIIDFLHANDNFGMNISISDERDMLLDTGGGIRKARPFLDGDEPFLVHNSDILTDMDLSAFYQQHLENNAEATLLVSERKTSRYLLFDDSYNLHGWINKSTGEVKPEKFSYREGKYKELAFGGIHVISPSLFRNMDNNPWKGKFSIISFYLSVCRTARIQGYPLQDFRWFDIGKPETLSQAEKFWH
- a CDS encoding RapZ C-terminal domain-containing protein; protein product: MITEELKKLYISHTGHEPEQIDELPSSGSNRRYFRLSGSPTLIGVSGESVEENRAFLYMAEHFREKGLSVPQVFIRSEDGVYYLQEDLGDTLLFDAIEKGRKTSVFGEDEKQLLRKTIRLLPAVQFAGADGMDFSYCYPQAEFNSRSILWDLNYFKYCFLKATGMDFQEDRLEDDFQKMADVLLRSSSATFMYRDFQSRNVMIKDGEPWLIDFQGGRKGPVYYDVASFLWQAKANYPDSLRKELLQEYIDALCKYQPVDEAYFHAQLRHFVLFRTMQVLGAYGFRGYFEKKPHFIQSVPFAIENLRQLLQEPYPEYPYLCRVLRELTELKQFTDDLQKRRLVVKVTSFAYKKGIPEDSSGNGGGFVFDCRAVNNPGKYERYKPFTGLDEPVIRFLEEDGEIAVFLEHVYALVDASVKRYMERGFTNLSVCLGCTGGQHRSVYSAQHLAEHLNKKFGVQVNLIHREQNFEQTFKAK